The Hyphomicrobium sp. MC1 genome window below encodes:
- a CDS encoding ABC transporter permease: MNASAETDHAIPAASARHRRLFQLGMSAPGALATSILVLFALGVVLFLSFRTNDGSLLGGAFTLRNFSDTLSDPLYATIILRSLAIAGFVTLATVVTAYPVAYYLAFHAGKHRGLLLFIVTLPFWTSYLLRVFAWKVVLAYNGVLNSVLLTTGLTSEPILAFLNTPAAVVVTLAHAYAAFAILPIYVALENVPRSLIEAAEDLGARPFTIFRKIILPISMPGVMGAALVVFVPTVGDYVTPALVGGPSSTMIGSMIQAQFGKANDWPFGAALAVMVMLVILTLVVAVRLADKRFGSRT, encoded by the coding sequence ATGAACGCTTCCGCCGAAACTGACCACGCAATACCGGCGGCCTCGGCGCGCCACAGACGGCTATTCCAGCTTGGAATGTCGGCGCCGGGTGCGCTGGCGACATCCATCCTCGTTCTCTTTGCGCTCGGCGTGGTGCTGTTTCTGAGCTTCAGAACGAATGATGGTTCCCTGCTCGGCGGCGCTTTCACGCTCCGCAATTTTTCAGACACGTTATCCGATCCGCTTTACGCGACGATCATCCTGAGATCGCTGGCGATTGCCGGTTTCGTCACGCTTGCGACCGTCGTGACAGCCTATCCGGTGGCGTACTATCTGGCGTTTCACGCCGGCAAGCATCGCGGGTTGTTGCTCTTCATCGTCACGCTGCCGTTCTGGACCAGCTACCTGTTGCGCGTTTTCGCGTGGAAAGTCGTGCTGGCGTACAATGGCGTCCTGAACTCGGTCCTGCTGACGACCGGTCTCACGTCGGAACCGATCCTCGCGTTTCTCAATACGCCGGCCGCTGTCGTCGTAACGCTGGCCCATGCCTATGCGGCGTTCGCAATCCTGCCGATTTACGTCGCGCTTGAGAACGTGCCGCGTTCTCTGATCGAAGCCGCAGAGGATCTTGGTGCGCGGCCGTTCACAATCTTCCGCAAGATCATCCTGCCGATTTCGATGCCAGGCGTCATGGGGGCGGCGCTCGTGGTGTTCGTGCCGACCGTTGGCGACTACGTCACGCCGGCTCTCGTCGGCGGTCCGAGCAGCACGATGATTGGTTCGATGATCCAGGCGCAGTTCGGCAAGGCGAACGATTGGCCGTTCGGCGCGGCGCTTGCGGTAATGGTGATGCTGGTGATCCTCACGCTCGTCGTAGCCGTGCGGCTCGCGGATAAGCGTTTCGGGAGCCGGACATGA
- a CDS encoding ImuA family protein: MLPLSICAPSAPVILREVVAGPGHAAAAVGFGLMLATQTKAAAPRDAMLLWVREAAAIAETGDAYGPGLAALGLSPERCIVMEARSPVDGLRAALEGARCSALHAVILETVTPIDLTASRRLKLAAEKSGVEIVLIRHGGRVAPNAAQIRWRVQGAPQMKPNGPRRAAFDVFVLKSSSGLDERSCIVEWDHERRCFAQTVSMPLDAVPVVGSLAA, from the coding sequence ATGCTGCCGCTCTCGATTTGCGCCCCCTCAGCTCCTGTCATTCTTCGCGAAGTCGTCGCCGGGCCGGGGCATGCTGCTGCGGCTGTCGGCTTCGGCCTGATGCTGGCGACCCAGACGAAGGCAGCAGCGCCGCGCGATGCCATGTTGTTGTGGGTGCGCGAGGCAGCGGCAATCGCGGAAACCGGAGACGCCTATGGTCCGGGCTTGGCCGCACTTGGCCTGTCGCCCGAGCGCTGCATCGTTATGGAAGCGCGTTCTCCAGTTGACGGGTTGCGCGCCGCTCTCGAAGGCGCGCGTTGCAGTGCGCTGCACGCCGTCATCCTGGAGACGGTGACTCCGATCGACCTTACGGCCAGCCGACGATTGAAGCTTGCTGCGGAGAAGTCGGGAGTCGAGATCGTGCTCATTCGGCACGGTGGCCGCGTCGCCCCCAATGCCGCGCAAATCCGCTGGCGCGTGCAGGGTGCACCTCAGATGAAGCCGAACGGCCCGCGGCGGGCAGCCTTCGACGTGTTCGTGCTGAAAAGCTCGTCAGGTCTCGATGAGAGAAGCTGTATCGTGGAGTGGGATCATGAGCGGCGATGTTTCGCGCAGACGGTATCTATGCCTCTGGATGCCGTTCCTGTCGTCGGATCGTTGGCAGCGTGA
- a CDS encoding FAD-binding oxidoreductase yields the protein MTAFTTASAWADTSSETLPDDPLRPDEHCDLAIVGGGILGLCSGLHAARQGLAVRIVDAARIADRASGLNGGQVIAGFKYDPDWLIEHFGDKRGSALVSFGASTPDAVFGLIERERLNVPRQAKGWIQAAHSETALKAAEDRAAQWIARGVPAKILSADDVTQMTGAQGYLGGWLDPRGGAIQPFAYTRELARIAVAAGVRIAENTRISRLRRENSSWALATADGKTLHAKSVIVATNAYADGLIPGLARTLLPLHSFQIATEPLPYEVLANILPGGQVVSDSRRIVTYYRRGPDNRMLLGGRGSMAEPTSPKAWAHLEHALKRLYPALNDVKIEKRWYGRVAVTLDYLPHVHEPERGLMVAAGCQGRGVGLMTALAPRLVDYLASRDPECIPLPITPIKPIPFHTFRNIGIGAAIAWYRLIDMLER from the coding sequence GTGACAGCTTTCACGACCGCTTCGGCATGGGCCGACACGTCTTCAGAGACGCTTCCCGACGATCCGCTGCGGCCGGACGAACATTGCGACCTTGCGATCGTCGGTGGCGGGATTCTCGGACTTTGCTCTGGCCTTCATGCGGCGCGACAAGGGCTTGCTGTCCGTATTGTCGATGCGGCGCGGATTGCCGACCGCGCTTCGGGTCTCAACGGTGGGCAGGTCATCGCGGGATTTAAGTACGATCCTGATTGGCTCATCGAGCATTTTGGCGACAAGCGAGGATCAGCACTGGTGTCCTTCGGTGCGTCGACGCCCGATGCTGTCTTTGGGCTCATCGAGCGCGAGAGACTTAACGTCCCACGACAAGCCAAAGGCTGGATCCAAGCTGCGCATTCTGAAACGGCCTTGAAGGCCGCGGAAGATCGCGCGGCGCAGTGGATCGCGCGCGGTGTGCCGGCAAAAATTCTTAGCGCCGATGACGTGACACAGATGACCGGAGCACAGGGCTATCTCGGTGGCTGGCTAGATCCTCGCGGCGGAGCGATCCAGCCTTTTGCGTACACACGCGAGCTTGCGCGGATCGCCGTGGCGGCTGGCGTTCGCATTGCGGAAAACACGCGGATTTCGCGGTTGCGGCGCGAAAATTCGTCATGGGCGCTTGCGACGGCAGATGGAAAAACGCTGCATGCGAAATCCGTTATCGTTGCGACGAACGCCTATGCAGACGGTCTTATTCCGGGCCTCGCGCGCACCCTGTTACCGCTGCACTCATTCCAGATCGCAACCGAGCCACTCCCCTACGAGGTGCTCGCAAATATTCTGCCCGGCGGCCAGGTCGTTTCGGATTCGCGCCGCATCGTCACCTATTACCGCAGAGGACCGGACAATCGCATGCTTCTCGGCGGGCGCGGCTCAATGGCGGAGCCAACGAGCCCAAAAGCCTGGGCGCACCTCGAACATGCGCTGAAGCGGCTCTATCCCGCTCTCAACGATGTAAAAATCGAAAAGCGCTGGTATGGGCGCGTCGCCGTCACGCTCGATTACCTCCCCCATGTTCACGAACCGGAGCGCGGCTTGATGGTCGCCGCTGGATGCCAAGGGCGCGGCGTCGGCCTGATGACGGCGCTCGCGCCGCGTCTCGTCGACTATCTCGCGTCACGCGATCCCGAATGCATTCCGCTGCCGATCACGCCGATAAAGCCGATCCCGTTTCACACGTTTCGCAACATCGGCATCGGTGCAGCCATCGCGTGGTACCGGCTGATCGACATGCTGGAGCGCTGA
- a CDS encoding ABC transporter permease: protein MSAGAASSKNAMWLKGYILAYVLFLYLPIAIIPIFSFNNSIQAAFPLSGFTLEWYRSLVNNENLHRAFETSLIVGFSAAFLATSIGMTVAYMEISAGDRVSRTISALARLPILIPGVIVGIALLILVNLAGLGPSRTAIVLGHTLVALPTAVVIMRSRFLSLPKSYSEVAMDLGAHEWTTFRRIILPLAAPAIASSFMLSFLTSFDEFIVAFFLSGTEPTLPLYVWGQLRFPKSLPSVMALGSVILLASVVIATAAEIIRRRGASATELPISFK, encoded by the coding sequence ATGAGCGCAGGCGCGGCTTCTTCGAAAAACGCGATGTGGCTGAAGGGCTATATCCTTGCCTACGTGCTTTTTCTCTATCTGCCGATCGCGATCATTCCGATCTTTTCGTTCAACAATTCGATCCAGGCGGCGTTCCCGCTGTCGGGTTTCACGCTCGAGTGGTACCGCAGCCTCGTCAACAATGAAAATCTTCACCGCGCCTTCGAGACGAGTCTGATCGTCGGATTTTCAGCAGCGTTCCTGGCGACGTCCATCGGCATGACGGTCGCCTATATGGAAATTTCGGCAGGCGATCGCGTTTCGCGTACGATATCGGCGCTGGCGCGGCTGCCCATTCTCATTCCAGGCGTCATCGTCGGCATTGCGCTGCTCATTCTGGTCAATCTCGCCGGACTTGGCCCTTCGCGCACGGCCATCGTGCTGGGACATACTCTCGTGGCGCTCCCGACCGCCGTCGTCATCATGCGGAGCCGGTTCCTGTCGCTGCCGAAAAGCTACAGCGAAGTCGCGATGGATCTCGGCGCGCACGAATGGACGACCTTCCGGCGCATCATTCTGCCGCTCGCCGCCCCCGCCATTGCGTCGTCGTTCATGCTGTCATTTCTGACGTCGTTCGACGAATTCATCGTCGCGTTCTTTCTTTCCGGAACCGAGCCGACGCTGCCACTCTACGTCTGGGGTCAATTGCGCTTTCCGAAATCTCTTCCGAGCGTCATGGCGCTCGGCTCCGTCATTCTTTTGGCTTCGGTCGTCATTGCGACGGCCGCCGAGATCATCCGGCGGCGCGGCGCATCCGCGACCGAACTTCCCATCTCTTTCAAATGA
- a CDS encoding ABC transporter substrate-binding protein, with protein sequence MQGLTLRNTLRKAVGLASLVAAIATPALAADKLTYFTWSGYELPAFNKSFLKEHPDGVETSVFSDDDEAFTKVKAGFHPDLAHPCYDKIARWNKEGLLQPIDTKRIKNWDTIFPVFKDLPDIQAGNGKVWMVPWDWGNTSILYRTDLVKDPAPSWNLLWDKQYTGRLATIDAVHDTPVVAAIMAGVNPFDMSPADLEKVATKLREQRPVLRAYTTDMTSVEQSLASGELVAAMTWNASATALKKQGVKVEFMKPKEGMLTWACGFVMLKDAKNVDLAYDFINSRLEGDSGKELITQYGYGSASKAAFDLVPKEELDRLQLPADPNVVLKSTVFTGPMKQNDELAKMFEKIKAGG encoded by the coding sequence ATGCAGGGATTGACGTTACGAAACACGCTGCGCAAGGCCGTGGGCCTGGCGTCTCTCGTTGCGGCCATCGCAACACCGGCGCTTGCCGCCGACAAGCTCACCTATTTCACATGGTCGGGCTATGAACTGCCCGCCTTCAACAAGAGCTTCCTGAAAGAACATCCCGACGGCGTCGAAACGTCGGTCTTCAGCGATGACGATGAAGCTTTCACGAAAGTGAAAGCCGGTTTTCATCCCGATCTCGCGCATCCCTGCTACGACAAGATCGCGCGCTGGAACAAGGAGGGCCTGCTGCAGCCGATCGATACGAAGCGGATCAAGAACTGGGATACGATTTTCCCGGTCTTCAAAGATCTTCCCGATATTCAAGCCGGTAATGGCAAGGTCTGGATGGTCCCTTGGGATTGGGGCAATACCTCTATCCTCTACCGTACCGATCTCGTGAAAGATCCCGCTCCGTCGTGGAACCTGCTGTGGGACAAGCAATACACCGGACGCCTTGCGACGATCGACGCGGTTCACGATACGCCTGTCGTCGCGGCCATCATGGCCGGCGTCAATCCGTTCGACATGTCGCCGGCCGACCTCGAAAAAGTCGCTACGAAGCTGCGTGAACAGCGCCCGGTGCTGCGCGCCTACACGACTGACATGACCTCGGTCGAGCAATCGCTCGCCAGCGGCGAGCTTGTCGCGGCGATGACGTGGAATGCTTCGGCTACCGCCCTTAAAAAGCAGGGCGTAAAGGTTGAATTTATGAAGCCGAAGGAAGGCATGCTGACGTGGGCATGCGGGTTCGTGATGCTGAAGGACGCCAAGAACGTCGATCTCGCCTATGACTTCATCAACAGCCGCCTTGAGGGCGACTCAGGCAAGGAGCTCATCACGCAGTACGGCTACGGCAGCGCTTCGAAGGCGGCATTCGATCTCGTTCCGAAGGAAGAGCTTGACCGTCTGCAGCTTCCCGCCGATCCGAACGTCGTTCTGAAGAGCACGGTTTTCACTGGACCGATGAAGCAGAACGACGAGCTCGCCAAGATGTTCGAGAAGATCAAGGCCGGCGGCTGA
- a CDS encoding EAL domain-containing protein — protein MKVPIVFRFGIAAKAAVLIVSLGALSALANFFVLEGAQSLDRVNRAMIERVGPARLALSDAKAALNDVGLAVYKSMSASDLDDARMASREAINQIAAARRWISAVADYFPARGADCDVIQSKLLYLEGTVRSLRDAILSSDKQRRADEMLDLRFDAALDDALGQMNRLTNLLGAESREVLAQAETEQNSMSEVIVAILAIGTSLIVILALALVHYSQARPLRHLSEAALRVREGGAMSLDLDENVLGRSDEIGTLARSFQSMLTKLAEAQESLAVQYARVDAAINNLPQGLCMFDAEQNLIICNRRYAELYGLKPELTVAGTPLRSILRERRKNGRFSKFQEMALVDHIESATGRDPIYRIEELTDGQVIAISHQPMRDGGSIAIHEDITERRKMDAKIAHMAHHDALTDLPNRVRFHEAMEMALKGAEHDHTVSILCLDLDNFKTVNDTLGHPVGDALLQAVADRLRACVRKHDIIARLGGDEFAIVQIDADQPVGVTVLAQRIIAELSAPFEVLGHQVAVGVSIGIAMAPLDGDTVEQLMKNADMALYRAKEEGRGIYHFFEPGMDAKLQERRALEIDLRRAIDSNELELYYQPLISLDTNEVSGFEALVRWQHPTRGMVSPVEFIPLAEEIGLIGVIGNWVLGQACADAMKWPSDVKVAVNLSPLQFKNNALVLQVVGALAKSGLPGHRLELEITETVLLRDTDATVAMLNELRALGVRISMDDFGTGYSSLGYLRKFPFDKIKIDRSFIQDLEANPDSIAIVRAVASIGHALGMATTAEGVETEAELLQLRHEGCTEVQGYLFSEPRPADEILSLMAHRTPKLEKEAV, from the coding sequence ATGAAAGTGCCTATCGTTTTCCGCTTCGGCATCGCCGCCAAAGCCGCGGTGCTTATCGTCTCCCTTGGTGCGCTATCGGCGCTCGCTAACTTCTTCGTGCTTGAAGGGGCGCAAAGTCTCGATCGGGTTAATCGCGCAATGATTGAGCGTGTTGGACCCGCGCGCCTCGCGTTGTCCGATGCTAAGGCGGCCCTGAACGATGTCGGCTTGGCTGTTTATAAAAGCATGTCCGCATCGGACTTGGACGATGCGCGGATGGCCAGCCGAGAAGCCATCAATCAAATCGCGGCTGCACGCCGCTGGATCTCCGCCGTCGCCGATTATTTCCCCGCGCGTGGCGCAGATTGCGACGTCATCCAGAGCAAGCTGCTGTATCTCGAAGGCACCGTACGTTCGCTTCGCGATGCGATCCTCTCAAGCGACAAGCAACGTCGCGCTGATGAAATGCTCGATCTCCGTTTCGATGCGGCGCTCGACGACGCGCTAGGGCAGATGAACCGGCTGACCAATCTCCTCGGCGCTGAATCGCGTGAAGTTCTTGCTCAGGCGGAAACCGAGCAGAACTCGATGTCTGAGGTCATCGTAGCGATTTTGGCGATCGGCACGTCGTTGATCGTCATATTGGCGTTGGCACTCGTCCACTATTCGCAGGCGCGTCCCCTTCGTCATCTCAGTGAAGCTGCTCTGCGCGTTCGCGAAGGCGGGGCGATGTCATTGGATCTCGATGAGAACGTGCTCGGCCGCTCCGACGAGATCGGAACGCTGGCGCGTTCGTTCCAATCGATGCTGACGAAGCTTGCCGAGGCGCAAGAGTCGCTGGCTGTTCAATACGCACGCGTCGATGCTGCGATCAACAATTTGCCTCAGGGGCTCTGCATGTTCGACGCGGAGCAAAATCTCATCATCTGCAACCGGCGCTATGCCGAGCTTTACGGTCTGAAGCCCGAGCTGACCGTCGCGGGCACGCCCCTTCGATCGATATTGCGGGAGCGCCGCAAGAACGGCCGTTTCTCGAAATTCCAGGAAATGGCTTTGGTCGATCATATCGAGTCGGCCACCGGTCGCGATCCAATCTATCGGATCGAAGAACTGACCGATGGCCAGGTCATCGCTATTTCCCATCAGCCGATGCGCGACGGCGGCTCCATCGCAATTCATGAAGACATCACCGAGCGGCGCAAGATGGACGCGAAAATCGCCCATATGGCACATCATGATGCTCTGACCGACCTTCCCAACAGAGTGCGGTTCCACGAGGCTATGGAAATGGCGCTTAAAGGTGCCGAGCACGATCACACCGTCTCAATTCTTTGTCTCGACCTCGACAACTTCAAGACGGTCAACGATACGCTTGGGCATCCCGTCGGGGACGCCTTGCTTCAGGCTGTAGCGGATCGGCTGCGCGCTTGCGTCAGGAAACATGACATCATCGCGCGTCTCGGTGGCGATGAGTTTGCGATTGTGCAGATCGATGCCGATCAGCCTGTTGGCGTCACCGTCTTGGCGCAGCGCATTATTGCCGAATTGAGCGCGCCGTTCGAAGTGTTGGGACATCAGGTCGCCGTCGGCGTCAGCATCGGCATCGCAATGGCCCCGTTAGACGGGGACACTGTGGAGCAGCTGATGAAGAACGCCGATATGGCGCTCTATCGCGCCAAAGAAGAGGGCCGCGGCATCTATCACTTCTTCGAGCCCGGTATGGACGCCAAGCTGCAGGAACGTCGCGCGCTCGAAATTGATCTGCGCAGGGCAATCGATAGTAACGAGCTCGAACTCTATTACCAGCCGCTGATTTCTCTCGACACGAACGAAGTCAGCGGCTTCGAAGCGCTCGTGCGCTGGCAACACCCGACGCGCGGAATGGTTTCTCCGGTGGAATTCATTCCGCTCGCCGAAGAGATCGGTTTGATCGGCGTCATCGGCAACTGGGTGCTGGGCCAAGCCTGCGCAGATGCGATGAAATGGCCATCAGACGTCAAGGTCGCTGTCAATCTTTCGCCGCTGCAGTTCAAGAACAATGCGCTCGTTCTTCAGGTTGTCGGCGCGCTGGCGAAATCAGGCCTGCCTGGGCATCGCCTCGAACTTGAAATCACCGAGACGGTTCTGCTGCGCGATACGGATGCAACGGTTGCGATGCTGAATGAACTGCGCGCCCTCGGCGTCCGCATCTCTATGGACGATTTCGGCACGGGCTATTCGAGCCTTGGTTATCTGCGGAAGTTTCCGTTCGACAAGATCAAGATCGATCGGTCGTTCATTCAGGATCTTGAGGCCAATCCGGATTCCATCGCCATCGTGCGCGCCGTTGCAAGCATCGGCCATGCGCTCGGCATGGCGACGACGGCGGAGGGTGTCGAAACGGAAGCGGAACTGCTTCAGCTTCGCCATGAGGGCTGCACCGAGGTGCAGGGCTATCTCTTCAGCGAGCCACGGCCGGCGGATGAGATTCTGTCTCTGATGGCGCACCGGACACCGAAGCTGGAGAAAGAGGCTGTCTGA
- a CDS encoding cupin domain-containing protein, whose protein sequence is MARTKVKEARNEASDQTPSEADIRLGRRIRALRLERKLGITDVAQRAGISVGALSQIERGLTSLRIRVLWPLAAALGVEPHSLLGDDENKSSDLYVVRATKRKEVPVRSQGMRKELLSPPGSVLTGLLVHVEPGGGTGESYSHAGYEFGLVKKGQVELTIDSVVYLLKAGDSFAFKSTLKHSFHNGGKERCEIVWINTTKTTEIRNGD, encoded by the coding sequence GTGGCGCGGACGAAGGTAAAAGAAGCACGCAACGAGGCTTCCGATCAGACTCCCTCCGAGGCGGACATTCGCCTCGGCCGCCGCATTCGTGCGCTCCGACTCGAACGAAAGCTCGGCATCACTGACGTTGCCCAGCGCGCCGGAATTTCCGTCGGCGCGCTGAGTCAAATCGAACGCGGCTTGACCTCGCTGAGGATTCGCGTGCTCTGGCCGTTAGCCGCTGCACTCGGCGTCGAGCCGCACAGCCTGCTTGGCGACGACGAGAACAAGAGCAGCGATCTTTACGTCGTCCGTGCGACGAAGAGAAAGGAAGTGCCGGTTCGATCGCAGGGCATGCGTAAGGAGTTGCTGTCTCCGCCGGGTTCGGTGCTGACGGGTCTTCTGGTTCATGTCGAACCGGGCGGGGGGACGGGAGAGTCCTACAGTCATGCGGGCTACGAGTTCGGCCTCGTCAAAAAAGGCCAGGTCGAGTTGACGATCGATAGCGTCGTCTATCTTCTTAAGGCTGGCGACAGTTTCGCATTCAAGAGCACGCTGAAACATTCGTTCCACAACGGCGGCAAAGAGCGATGCGAGATCGTTTGGATCAACACGACAAAGACGACCGAGATTCGTAATGGCGACTAA
- a CDS encoding DNA polymerase Y family protein, giving the protein MSGDVSRRRYLCLWMPFLSSDRWQRDNGGGAPLPLVFVAKVKGVSQLAAVDSRALAVGLRAGITLADARARMPRLRAIEADPSADTAFVAHLADLALAFTPSVTLDLPDGLALDITGCSHLFAGETMLAARLQKVLHTAGISVAKLAVAPTPDMARALARFSAVNPCFVEDARLVRTLPVAALECAEEDATALRRAGLRTVAEIADRPSLLFTARFSSAFTAKLARVLGEEDRRIAPRRQPAPYRAEQRCAEPVASHEVIANMLADLAASVCDQLAARSVGGRIFTGTFFRADGAIRRIRVETSRPTRDPEVILRLYRDRLDGLADPLDPGFGFDLICFEATRAEPWTESQGTFNAQDDQQDKVAQLIDRLSIMFGRERVMRLQPVDSHIPERAQAVVPAALPASPHEWEQGTIQGKVGLRPPLIYARPHPIDVEADKNDRLESVRWRRVTHRIANAIGPERIAEEWWRPQSDYGVRDYYRVESSEGRRFWIFRAAVTAADGQPRWFLHGVFP; this is encoded by the coding sequence ATGAGCGGCGATGTTTCGCGCAGACGGTATCTATGCCTCTGGATGCCGTTCCTGTCGTCGGATCGTTGGCAGCGTGACAACGGCGGCGGCGCACCTCTGCCGCTGGTCTTCGTTGCCAAAGTCAAGGGCGTCTCGCAATTGGCCGCCGTCGATTCCCGGGCTCTAGCCGTCGGCCTGCGAGCCGGAATAACGCTCGCCGACGCGCGGGCGCGGATGCCGCGATTGCGCGCCATTGAGGCCGATCCCTCAGCCGATACCGCTTTCGTTGCGCATCTTGCCGATCTGGCACTGGCTTTTACGCCGTCGGTCACCTTGGATCTGCCGGACGGTCTGGCACTCGATATCACGGGATGCAGCCATCTCTTCGCAGGCGAGACGATGCTTGCCGCGCGCCTGCAGAAGGTTTTGCACACGGCCGGCATCTCAGTCGCGAAACTTGCCGTCGCTCCGACGCCTGATATGGCGCGCGCACTGGCGCGCTTCTCTGCCGTCAATCCATGCTTTGTCGAGGACGCTAGGCTTGTGCGGACACTTCCTGTCGCGGCACTCGAATGCGCGGAAGAAGACGCAACCGCCTTGAGGCGCGCCGGGCTGAGGACTGTCGCCGAGATCGCCGACCGGCCATCGCTGCTGTTCACCGCCCGTTTTTCGTCGGCTTTCACGGCCAAACTCGCCCGCGTGCTCGGAGAGGAAGACAGGCGCATCGCGCCTCGCCGCCAGCCTGCGCCTTACAGGGCCGAGCAGCGCTGTGCCGAGCCGGTGGCGAGCCATGAGGTGATCGCCAATATGCTTGCCGATCTGGCTGCGTCTGTCTGCGATCAATTGGCAGCGCGAAGCGTCGGCGGCCGCATCTTTACGGGAACTTTTTTTCGGGCTGACGGCGCTATCCGCCGCATCCGCGTCGAGACCAGCCGCCCGACACGCGATCCTGAAGTGATCTTGCGCCTCTACCGCGACCGTCTCGATGGCCTCGCCGACCCGCTCGATCCTGGCTTCGGCTTCGACCTCATTTGCTTCGAGGCGACGCGCGCTGAGCCGTGGACTGAGAGCCAGGGCACGTTCAATGCGCAAGACGACCAGCAAGACAAGGTCGCTCAGCTCATCGACCGGCTAAGCATCATGTTCGGACGTGAGCGCGTAATGCGATTGCAGCCGGTCGATAGCCATATTCCGGAACGGGCGCAGGCTGTGGTTCCGGCTGCACTTCCCGCGTCGCCACACGAATGGGAGCAGGGGACGATCCAGGGCAAGGTCGGTTTGCGTCCGCCGCTGATCTATGCGCGTCCGCATCCGATCGACGTCGAAGCCGATAAAAACGATAGGCTGGAAAGCGTCCGCTGGCGCCGCGTTACGCATCGCATCGCGAACGCGATCGGTCCGGAGCGCATCGCCGAAGAATGGTGGCGCCCACAGTCAGACTATGGCGTGCGCGACTACTATCGTGTCGAAAGCTCTGAAGGGCGGCGCTTCTGGATTTTCCGCGCAGCCGTAACGGCGGCCGATGGGCAGCCTCGGTGGTTCCTGCATGGAGTGTTTCCATGA
- a CDS encoding ABC transporter ATP-binding protein, translating to MATNSLLRLDGVSKVFDTGTVGLDNVTLDIAHGEFISLLGPSGCGKTTSLRVMAGFEAPTGGRVLLDGKDITALRPYDRPLNTVFQDYALFPHMNVAENVGFGLSLRKLPAGDAKKKIAEALDLVGLADKINARVSMLSGGQRQRVALARALVCSPRVLLLDEPLSALDANLREQMQIELKRLQSRLGTTFVMVTHDQAEALSISDRIVVLNRGRIEQIASPSELYDAPATRFVADFIGSMNVLDAEIVEATTTGVRVAAGSMILEVPAECVRATPGRGGPVLVCVRPEELTAHPDATDNTVAAQILSTVFYGPTLRLFVETNAGQKLMIDMGRRRSTETFDAGATVHVRPVRGSGRLLDKD from the coding sequence ATGGCGACTAATTCACTGCTGCGCCTCGATGGTGTTTCCAAAGTTTTTGATACTGGCACGGTCGGTCTCGATAACGTTACGCTCGACATCGCTCATGGCGAGTTCATTAGCCTTCTTGGCCCCTCAGGGTGCGGAAAGACGACAAGCCTGCGCGTGATGGCGGGCTTTGAAGCGCCGACCGGTGGCCGCGTCCTGCTCGATGGCAAAGACATCACAGCGCTTCGCCCCTACGACCGGCCGCTCAATACCGTTTTCCAGGACTATGCGCTCTTTCCGCATATGAACGTCGCGGAGAATGTCGGGTTCGGGTTGTCGCTGCGGAAGCTTCCGGCCGGTGATGCAAAAAAGAAAATCGCCGAGGCGCTGGATTTGGTCGGGCTTGCCGACAAAATCAACGCACGCGTTTCGATGCTGTCGGGCGGTCAACGCCAACGTGTTGCACTGGCGCGAGCGCTGGTGTGCTCGCCGCGCGTGCTTCTTCTCGATGAACCGCTGTCGGCACTCGACGCGAACCTGCGCGAGCAGATGCAGATCGAATTGAAGCGGCTGCAATCACGTCTCGGCACGACGTTCGTGATGGTCACGCACGATCAAGCGGAAGCATTGTCTATCTCGGACCGCATCGTCGTGTTGAACCGCGGGCGCATCGAGCAGATTGCGTCGCCGTCGGAGCTTTACGATGCACCTGCGACGCGCTTCGTGGCGGATTTCATCGGAAGCATGAATGTTCTTGACGCCGAGATCGTGGAGGCGACGACCACGGGCGTGCGCGTCGCTGCGGGTTCGATGATCCTCGAAGTTCCAGCAGAATGCGTTCGCGCTACGCCAGGCCGAGGCGGGCCGGTATTGGTATGTGTGCGCCCGGAGGAACTCACCGCTCATCCGGATGCAACGGACAACACGGTCGCCGCGCAGATCCTATCGACCGTCTTCTATGGTCCGACGCTCCGGCTGTTCGTCGAAACAAATGCCGGCCAGAAGCTGATGATCGACATGGGGCGCCGCCGATCGACCGAAACGTTCGACGCCGGGGCGACCGTACACGTCCGGCCCGTTCGCGGCTCCGGGCGGCTTCTCGACAAGGATTAA